The DNA segment CGCCGCCGATGCGCTCGACCTGTCGCTGGCGGCCCTGCTGCCGACGCTGCTGCTGACGGCGGTGGTCCTGCTGGCCCTGCGGGCCGCGCCGCGACTGCCCGGCCCCAGTCGCTCCTCCGTCGTGCAGGGCGCGGTGCGGCCGAGCAGCTACTTCGGGCTGGCCGTGGCGGCGCTGCTGTTCCCGCCCGAGACCACCGCGATGGTGATGCTGGTGTTGGCGATCTGCCTGCCCGTGGTCAACGTCATCGCCGTGGTCGCGCTGGCGTGGTGGGGCAGCGGCGACGCCAGCGCGCGCGGCATCGCACGCGCGCTGGCACGCAACCCCATCATCCTGGCGACGCTGGCCGGCCTGCTGTTCAACCTCAGCGGCCTGCCGCTGCCGGTGCCGCTGGCCGCGGCGCTCGACATCCTCGCCGATGCCGCGCTGGCGCTCGGCCTGCTGTGCGTGGGCGGCGGCCTGCAGTTCCAGCGCGATCACCTGCGCCCTGTGCTGTTGGGTGCGACGTCGGCGCTGAAGTTGCTCGCGCTGCCCGTGCTGGCCGTGCTGGTGTGCCGATGGCTGGATGCCAGCGCGCCGGTGACGACCGCGGCCTGCTTTTACGCCGCGCTGCCGACCGCCTCCAACGCCTACATCATGGCGCGGCAGATGGGCGGCGATGCCCCGCTGATGGCGTCGCTGGTGACGTGGCAGACGCTGCTGGCCGCCGCGACCGTGCCGCTGGCGATGCAGCTGCCGCGCTGTCTGGCCTGACTCACTCGGCCGGCGGCGCTTCCGGCTCCAGCGATTTCACCAGCACCGCCGCCTGGGTGCGGCTGTGGCATTCCAGCTTCTTCAGGATCGCGGTGACGTGCACTTTCACCGTGTTCTCGGCCAGGCCGAGTTCGTGCGCGATCTGCTTGTTGAGCAAGCCGTCGGCCAGGCACAGCAGCACGCGGAACTGCTGCGGGGTGAGTTGTGCAAGGCGGGCCGCGAGCGCGGCGTCATGCTCGGAGCGTTCCGCGGTCAACGGCGGAAACCAGGCTCCACCCTCCAGTACCGCGATCACCGCTTCGCCGATGGTGTCGGCGGGTGAGGACTTGGGAATGAAACCGGCCGCACCGAACTGCTGCGCACGCCGGATCACCCGTGGATGCTCGTTCGACGAGATCACCACCACCGGCACTTCCGGATGCTCGCCGCGCACATGCAGCAGCGCCGAGAAGCCATGCGCGCCCGGCATCGTCAGGTCCAGCAGGACCAGGTCGGTGTCCGGACGCTGGTCCAGGGCCTGGCCCAGCGCGGTGGCGCCGGCCGCTTCCGTCACCGTCGCGGCCGGCAGCGCCTCGCGCAGTGCGTGGATCACCGCATTGCGGAACAGCGGGTGGTCGTCGGCGACGAGGATGGCGGGCGCACTCATGCCGCCAGTGTGCCATCCGGCGCGGACGCGGCGGTTAGCACTTTGTGGCTAGTCGGCCGACAGGCGATCCAGGCGGATGCGGTTGGCGAACAACGAAAACGCCAGCATGCCGGCCAGTCCGCTGGCCCGGCTCACCCAGCGCGGCAACCAGCGCGGCGGCGCCAGTACGCCGGATTCGAACAGCGGCTCGAAGCCCGCCACGTCCTCCAGCGTCATCTTGCCGGCGAACAACCGGCGGCACAGACGCAACCGGTCCTGCTGCAGCGAATGGCGGAAGAACGTGTGCACGCCGACCAGCCCGCGCAGGTACACCGTGTCCTTGGTGAACGCCGCGCCACCGCTGGTAGGCACGCCGCGGAACACGCGCTGTGCCGATGAGAAGCTCTCGGCCGGGTTCTGCCCGGCGTCGGCGAAGTAACGGAACACCTCGACGAAGTCCGCG comes from the Pseudoxanthomonas sp. YR558 genome and includes:
- a CDS encoding AEC family transporter, with protein sequence MLTYVTPVLAIVLLGAALRRMRSVPDGLFPAMEWFSFYVAFPALLFVGAARLKLSAADALDLSLAALLPTLLLTAVVLLALRAAPRLPGPSRSSVVQGAVRPSSYFGLAVAALLFPPETTAMVMLVLAICLPVVNVIAVVALAWWGSGDASARGIARALARNPIILATLAGLLFNLSGLPLPVPLAAALDILADAALALGLLCVGGGLQFQRDHLRPVLLGATSALKLLALPVLAVLVCRWLDASAPVTTAACFYAALPTASNAYIMARQMGGDAPLMASLVTWQTLLAAATVPLAMQLPRCLA
- a CDS encoding response regulator transcription factor, which translates into the protein MSAPAILVADDHPLFRNAVIHALREALPAATVTEAAGATALGQALDQRPDTDLVLLDLTMPGAHGFSALLHVRGEHPEVPVVVISSNEHPRVIRRAQQFGAAGFIPKSSPADTIGEAVIAVLEGGAWFPPLTAERSEHDAALAARLAQLTPQQFRVLLCLADGLLNKQIAHELGLAENTVKVHVTAILKKLECHSRTQAAVLVKSLEPEAPPAE